CAGGCGTGACGATGAAGCCTTCTTCGGCAAGCTTGATCGCGGGCGCGAACAGCGCCTTCCATTCGAGCTTGCCCCATTTCTTATGCGCCATTTCCATCAGGCGCATATTGCCCGGCACGCCGACCGACAGCCCGCCGGGAATGACGTCCATATAGCCCCGCGCCGTGCCGTCGGGGCCGAGGAAGCGTTCGGGCTTCGCCGCTGCCGGCGCCATTTCGCGGCCATCGATCGTCGATATGCTGCCGTCCTTCGCATTGTGATGCAGCATGAAGCCGCCGCCGCCGATGCCGCTCGACTGCGGCTCGACCAGCGTCAGCACCGCGACCATGGCAACGGCTGCGTCGGCGGCGGTGCCGCCTTGATGCAAAATCTCGCGCCCCGCCTCGGTCGCGCGCGGATCGGCCGACGAGGTGACGCCCTGCGCAGCGGCGAGCGATGGGAGGGTGAGGGTGACGAGCGCGGCGAGCGGGAGGAATCTTTTCAACATGGCCGCGACATTGGCGTGGCCCTCGGGCCAACGCAACCCCGTCAGTGCGCGGTGCCCACCGCATCGGCTACGCGCGCGAAACCTTCGCGCGCGGCGAGCTTTTCAAGGCCATGTGCGATCCGCGCCGCGAGACCCGGGCCTTCATAGACCATCGCCGAATAGATCTGCACAAGACCGGCCCCGGCGCGGATACGCCCCCACGCGTCGTCCGCCGATGCGATCCCGCCCGCAGCAACCAGCGGCAATCGGCCGCCACTCGCAATGTGAAAATCGCGGACGCGCCGAAGCGCCAGTTCGGCAAGCGGCGCGCCCGACAGCCCGCCCGCCTCCCCCGCGTGGCGCGAAGCGAGGACCGGGCGCTCGATCGTGGTATTCGATACGATGACGGCGGCCAGCCCTTTGTCGAGCGCGACCGCGACGATGTCGTCGATGTCGGCGGGTTCGAGGTCGGGGGCGACTTTCAGAAAAACCGGTTTCGCCGCCCCGGCGGGCTGCGCCGCCGCGACGCCGTCGAGCAGCGACTCGAGCGCGCCTCTGTCCTGCAGCGCGCGCAGCCCCGGCGTGTTCGGCGAGCTGATGTTAACCGTCAGATAGTCGGCGAGCGGCGCCATCGCCGATGCGCCCTTCGCATAATCGGCGATGCGGTCGGCGCTGTCCTTGTTCGCGCCGATATTGATGCCGAGCGGCACCGGCAGTCCGAAACGGCGAAGGCAGCGTATCCGCTCGGCCGCCGCCGCCTGCCCGCCGTTGTTAAAGCCCATGCGATTGATCACCGCACGGTCCTCGACCAATCGGAACAGCCGCGGGCGCGGGTTGCCCTCCTGCCGCAGCGGGGTCAACGTGCCGACTTCGACGAAACCGAAGCCGAAGTGGGGCATCGCGTGCGCGACGCGGGCATCCTTGTCGAAGCCGGGCGCGAGACCGACGGGATTGGGAAAGTGGAGCCCCGCGAAATCGGTCGCCAGCACCGGGCTCGTCAGCGCATGGCGGGCGCGCGGCAAGGGCGCGAGCGCATTCAATGTCAGATTGTGCGCCGCCTCGCCGTCGGTGGCGTGAACGATCGGGCGGACGAACGCATAGGCGGCATCGGTGAGCGAGGCGAAGAGCGACATGGCCCGCCATTGCGCCGAGCCGGACGCTATGGCAAGCCCCCGCGGGCCAGCATAAACGCATCGGAAAAACCGGGAGAAAATCGTGTCGCACCTTCGCCTTGCCGCCAGAATGTCCACCGGCCTGCTGCTGCTCGCCGTGGCGGGCTGCGCCCCCGCCGCGATCGATCAGGCACCCGCGACTGCCTCGACGCCCGCCGCGACGACGCCTTTGGAGGTGCCCGCCGGCGCCCCGCTCGCCGAATTCTTCGAGAAATATGACGAGGCGCAACTATCGCTGTCTCCGCAGACCAAGGCCTATCGCGGCATCCGCGACGGCGACTACGGCAAATGGGACGATGTAAGCGACGAGGCCGAGGTCGCGCGAAACAAGCTGCAACAGGCGACCGCCGCCGCGATGCGGGCAAGCTACGACCCCGCCAATCTGTCGCCCGACGATGCGCTGTCGTTCGAACTGTTCAACGCGCAGGCCGCGCGCGAAGAAAGCCTCTTTCCCTATCGCCACCATGATTATCTGTTCAACCAGATGCGCGGCGCGCAGAGCCAGATGCCGGCGTTCCTGATCAACATCCACCGCGTGTCGAACGTCGCGGAGGCCGAAGCCTATGTCGAGCGCATCCGCGGCATGGGTCCGGTGATCGACGCGCTGACCGCGCAGTCGGCCGAGCGCGTGACGCTGGGCATTCAGCCGCCCAAATGGGTCTATGCCTATGTCATCTCGGACATTCAGAATCTGCTGAAGCCCGACAATGCGCTGATCGAGGATATCAGCACCAAGGTCGGCAAGCTCGACATCGTGGCCGCCGAAAAGGCGCGCCTCCTCGACGCCGCCAAATCGGCGTGGTCGACGAGCGCCGGTCCGGCCTACACGCGTCTGCTCGCCGAGATGAAACGCCAGCAGCCCGGCGCGCCGACCGCCGACGGCGTATGGCGGCTGCCCGATGGCCAAGCCTATTACAAGGCGCTGCTCGCCAATTACACGACGACCGACATGACCGCGGCCGAGATTCACGAACTGGGCCTCGCTGAAGTCGCGCGCATCCACGGCGAGATGCGACAGATCATGGCGAAGGTCGGCTTCAAGGGCAGCTTGCAGGAGTTTTTCGTTCACCTGCGCACCAGCCCGCAATATTTCCACACCTCGCGCGAGGCCTATCTCGCCGAGGTGGATAGCCGTGTGAAGGCCATGGAGGCGCGCCTCCCCGCCTTCTTCAACACGCTCCCCAAGGCGCATCTGCAGGTGAAGGCAGTCGAGGCGTTCCGCGAGAAATCGGCAGGCAAGGCCTTTTACCAGTCGCCCTCGCCCGACGGCTCGCGCCCCGGTACTTACTATGTGAACCTCTACGATCTGCGCGACATGTCGAAGAACGAGCTCGAGGCGCTCGCTTATCATGAAGGCGTGCCGGGGCACCATCTCCAGCGCGCGGTGCAGACCGAACTCACCGGCCTGCCGCCCTTCCGCCGCTTCGGCGGTTTCACCGCCTATACCGAGGGCTGGGGCCTCTATACCGAGGAACTCGCCAAGGACATGGGCTTCTACACCGACCCCTATAGCGATTTCGGCCGCCTCGGCATGGAACTGTGGCGCGCGTGCCGCCTCGTCGTCGACACCGGCATCCACGACAAGCGTTGGAGCCGCGAACAGGCGATCCAGTATCTGAAGGATAATACGCCCAACCCCGACGGCGACATCGAAAAGGCGATCGAACGCTATATCGTCTATCCCGGACAGGCGACCGCCTACCTCATCGGCAAGCTCAAGATCATGGAACTCCGCGGCCGCGCGCAGGCGGCGCTCGGCGACAAGTTCGATTTTCGCACCTTCCACGATGTCGTGCTCGAATCAGGGCCGGTGCCGCTCGACGTGCTCGAACGGCGTGTCGACGCGTGGATCACGGCGCAGAAGGGTGAAGAAAATTGACGATTGGCGCTTGACGCGCGGGACTGAAACGCAAATGATTTATCCCAGATAAATGAGGCGCCGGGTCACGGTGGCCAGAGGTCTGGGTCTGATGTCGCAATCTTCTACCTCGCCTGTGGGCGTGGACGGCAGCGCGCCGTTCGAACTACATTATTTTCCGCCCGATCCCGATCTGGCGGAAATGGTGTCGAGCCTGTATTTTGCGCGCGTCAACATGCCGCGGTTCGACGAATATGAACGCGCCGACCGCCCGCAATTCCGCTTCGTGACCGCCGCCGACGGCGAGTATATTTTCGCCGACGGCCATCATGCGCCGGTCTGCAAGGCCAATATCGTCGGCCCGACCAGCGGCCGCGTGCGCGCGATCAGTAATTGCCCGACGCAGATGTTCGGGTTCGGCATGCTCCCCGCGGGCTGGGCGGCGCTGATGGGCGACGACGCCGACAAGCTGACCGACCGCGCGATGGATGCCGCCGACCTGTTCGGCCCGTGGATCGAGGACGTCGCCGCCGCGCTCGAAAAGGCCGCGACGGTCGAGGAAAAGCTGGTCATCGGCAATAATTTCGCGCGCGAGGTGCTGACGCGCAACGAACAGCCGCCGATGTGGTTTATCCGCACGGTCGACGAATGGCTGACCGCATCGCCCTCGCCGCAAGTGCCCGAACTGGTCGGGGCGACGGGCATGTCGATCCGCTCGGTTGAACGGATGACGAAACATTATTACGGCCTGTCGCCGCGGATGCTCGCGCGCAAATATCGCGCGGTGCGCGCCGCTTCGGCGCTCGCGCGCGGCGAAGGGCTCGACGCGGCGCAGCTCGGCGACGCCTTTTATGATCAGTCGCACCTGATCCGCGAGATCAAGCGCTTCGCCGGCGCGACCCCGGGCCAGCTCGGCAAGCCGACCACCTACACCGAAGCGACGACCAAGGGCCGCAAGCAGCTCGCCGGCAAGGTCAGCCCGATCGTCTCCGAGACGTGAGCCGCTATTAACCTTCAAAAATTGCGCGCCCGGTCGTTTTGGCGTTTCCATACAATCGCGAATCGGCGCGGGGGAATAATTCCCCCTTGCGACCCAGAAGAGCTCATCCTCTTACGAGGACTTGAGACCTTCATCTTGGCACTCATTTGGCTTCGGCCGGATGGGTGCCTTTTTTTTGGCGCGTATCGGGCAGCCGCTTTGGGGTGGAGAGCTGTAGTTGCTCTTCTCCACTTCCGTCATCCCGGGCTTGATCCGGGATCCCGCTTTTTGGGGCGTCGACCGGTCTTCGGCATCAAGCGGGACCCCGGATCAA
This DNA window, taken from Sphingopyxis sp. PAMC25046, encodes the following:
- a CDS encoding quinone-dependent dihydroorotate dehydrogenase; this encodes MSLFASLTDAAYAFVRPIVHATDGEAAHNLTLNALAPLPRARHALTSPVLATDFAGLHFPNPVGLAPGFDKDARVAHAMPHFGFGFVEVGTLTPLRQEGNPRPRLFRLVEDRAVINRMGFNNGGQAAAAERIRCLRRFGLPVPLGINIGANKDSADRIADYAKGASAMAPLADYLTVNISSPNTPGLRALQDRGALESLLDGVAAAQPAGAAKPVFLKVAPDLEPADIDDIVAVALDKGLAAVIVSNTTIERPVLASRHAGEAGGLSGAPLAELALRRVRDFHIASGGRLPLVAAGGIASADDAWGRIRAGAGLVQIYSAMVYEGPGLAARIAHGLEKLAAREGFARVADAVGTAH
- a CDS encoding DUF885 domain-containing protein, whose product is MSHLRLAARMSTGLLLLAVAGCAPAAIDQAPATASTPAATTPLEVPAGAPLAEFFEKYDEAQLSLSPQTKAYRGIRDGDYGKWDDVSDEAEVARNKLQQATAAAMRASYDPANLSPDDALSFELFNAQAAREESLFPYRHHDYLFNQMRGAQSQMPAFLINIHRVSNVAEAEAYVERIRGMGPVIDALTAQSAERVTLGIQPPKWVYAYVISDIQNLLKPDNALIEDISTKVGKLDIVAAEKARLLDAAKSAWSTSAGPAYTRLLAEMKRQQPGAPTADGVWRLPDGQAYYKALLANYTTTDMTAAEIHELGLAEVARIHGEMRQIMAKVGFKGSLQEFFVHLRTSPQYFHTSREAYLAEVDSRVKAMEARLPAFFNTLPKAHLQVKAVEAFREKSAGKAFYQSPSPDGSRPGTYYVNLYDLRDMSKNELEALAYHEGVPGHHLQRAVQTELTGLPPFRRFGGFTAYTEGWGLYTEELAKDMGFYTDPYSDFGRLGMELWRACRLVVDTGIHDKRWSREQAIQYLKDNTPNPDGDIEKAIERYIVYPGQATAYLIGKLKIMELRGRAQAALGDKFDFRTFHDVVLESGPVPLDVLERRVDAWITAQKGEEN
- a CDS encoding helix-turn-helix domain-containing protein translates to MSQSSTSPVGVDGSAPFELHYFPPDPDLAEMVSSLYFARVNMPRFDEYERADRPQFRFVTAADGEYIFADGHHAPVCKANIVGPTSGRVRAISNCPTQMFGFGMLPAGWAALMGDDADKLTDRAMDAADLFGPWIEDVAAALEKAATVEEKLVIGNNFAREVLTRNEQPPMWFIRTVDEWLTASPSPQVPELVGATGMSIRSVERMTKHYYGLSPRMLARKYRAVRAASALARGEGLDAAQLGDAFYDQSHLIREIKRFAGATPGQLGKPTTYTEATTKGRKQLAGKVSPIVSET